The following coding sequences are from one Salvia hispanica cultivar TCC Black 2014 chromosome 3, UniMelb_Shisp_WGS_1.0, whole genome shotgun sequence window:
- the LOC125211458 gene encoding plastidial pyruvate kinase 4, chloroplastic-like isoform X2 has translation MSISIAQVQLKLPFVCTISGVDSSRLNLPFLQSFTIDAILRNMIKGAVSVVDQTSFMYHARFPDLTAVNLYGNSSFLPCKSGTKAPDYGDHILLLQGRGKLTPIAAYSMPPERKDAHLQCSPKEPKKERASSRMQSSIDLQQIAEKQGNKVTILDKLKTVHLHILAMEQWNASRLNMCHRNYLASAINLLHYLALKSLDTEQIKEELSSIGLMNLETINTHVLSSLGGCIEMLINSRPESLLGLQVSSESFPVHQSLVDKNVDLGMTAMVKKASSNRDILLGKLPNQKMAHIMVTVGQEAAENDTHITDLVNSGATIFRINCAHGNPELWSKIIATVKRCSLILEQPCRILMDLAGPKLRTGRLKDGPCVVKISPKRNALGSVIRGAQVWLSPQGAGPPPSHLSPDVILQVDGEENLSKLEVNDSVRFTDVRGKHISLQILSKYPVFSGAGFMAECSKTAYLESGTALYIKKKGKKSSVGFVVDVPPVEQFVRLRVGDLLVLSRDSSDEQDTSPCSAVGTHKMTCPCGYLFDSVKQGDPIAFDDGKIWGVVKGNSISEVVVTITHADPKGTKLGSEKSINIPQSDIRFEGLTSKDLMDLDFVAAHADMVGISFIRDVHDIVVLRQELSKRKISKLGVVLKIETQGGFEKLPLLILEAMKSGNPLGVMIARGDLAVECGWEKLADIQEEIMSICSAAHLPVILATQVLESLAKTGVPTRAEITDAANGRRASCVMLNKGKHIAEAVSTLDTILNSQCMNAKAELKPLMLVNRVG, from the exons ATGAGCATTAGCATTGCTCAAGTACAATTGAAATTACCTTTTGTATGTACCATTTCCGGAGTTGATTCGTCGCGCTTAAATCTTCCATTTCTGCAGAGCTTCACAATCG ACGCCATACTTCGGAATATGATCAAAGGAGCAGTTTCAGTTGTTGACCAGACATCGTTTATGTATCAT GCTAGGTTTCCAGATCTAACAGCAGTCAACTTATACGGGAACTCCTCATTTCTGCCTTGTAAATCTGGCACTAAAGCACCAGACTATGGGGATCACATATTGCTTCTTCAAGGTCGTGGCAAACTCACCCCAATAGCTGCATATAGCATGCCACCTGAACGCAAGGATGCTCACCTACAGTGCTCTCCTAAGGAGCCGAAAAAAGAAAGAGCTTCCTCCAGAATGCAGTCAAGTATTGACCTTCAACAAATTGCTGAAAAACAGGGAAACAAAGTGACTATTCTTGATAAGCTGAAGACAGTTCATTTGCACATCTTAGCTATGGAACAATGGAATGCATCAAGGCTTAACATGTGTCACCG AAATTATTTGGCAAGTGCTATAAACCTGTTGCACTATTTGGCACTAAAAAGCCTGGATACGGAACAGATCAAAGAAGAGCTTTCCTCTATTGGGCTTATGAATTTAGAGACGATAAATACTCATGTTCTTTCAAGTCTCGGTGGATGCATTGAAATGCTTATTAACTCAAGGCCAGAATCTCTCCTTGGCTTACAAGTTTCCAGTGAAAGCTTCCCTGTTCACCAAAGCTTGGTCGATAAAAATGTGGACCTTGGAATGACTGCGATGGTGAAAAAGGCATCTTCTAATAGAGACATACTTTTGGGAAAACTTCCAAATCAGAAAATGGCTCATATCATGGTAACGGTTGGGCAAGAGGCAGCAGAAAATGATACGCATATAACAGATCTTGTCAATTCAGGGGCCACAATCTTTCGTATCAACTGTGCTCATGGAAACCCAGAGTTATGGAGTAAGATAATCGCTACTGTGAAGAGATGCTCTCTTATTCTGGAACAACCTTGTCGGATCCTTATGGACTTGGCTGGACCAAAGCTTCGAACTGGAAGATTGAAGGATGGTCCATGTGTGGTTAAAATCTCTCCCAAAAGGAATGCACTTGGTAGTGTTATACGTGGAGCCCAAGTTTGGCTGAGCCCACAAGGAGCAGGCCCACCACCTTCCCACCTATCCCCCGATGTTATTTTGCAAGTGGATGGTGAAGAAAATCTCAGTAAGCTGGAAGTTAATGATTCTGTGAGATTCACTGATGTCCGTGGAAAACACATAAGTCTCCAAATCTTAAGCAAATATCCTGTTTTTTCCGGTGCTGGATTTATGGCTGAATGCAGCAAAACTGCGTATCTTGAGTCTGGCACTGCATTATATATtaagaagaaaggaaagaaaTCTTCAGTTGGATTTGTGGTCGATGTTCCTCCAGTAGAACAATTTGTTAGGTTGAGAGTTGGTGACTTGCTGGTTTTATCTCGAGATAGTTCAGACGAGCAAGACACATCACCTTGTTCAGCTGTTGGCACACATAAGATGACTTGCCCTTGTGGGTATCTGTTTGATTCAGTAAAACAGGGTGACCCTATTGCTTTTGATGATGGAAAGATATGGGGAGTAGTGAAAGGAAATAGCATTTCAGAAGTAGTTGTAACAATCACTCATGCTGATCCTAAAGGTACTAAGCTAGGTTCAGAAAAATCCATAAATATTCCCCAGAGTGATATCCGGTTTGAAGGTCTCACTTCAAAGGACCTTATGGATCTTGACTTTGTAGCTGCACATGCTGACATGGTGGGTATTTCATTCATTCGAGATGTTCATGATATTGTTGTCTTGCGGCAAGAgctttcaaaaagaaaaatttcaaAGCTGGGGGTTGTGTTGAAGATTGAGACACAAGGTGGATTCGAGAAGTTGCCTCTCTTAATACTAGAAGCTATGAAATCAGGAAACCCTTTAGGAGTGATGATTGCTAGAGGAGATCTTGCAGTGGAATGCGGATGGGAAAAGCTTGCTGATATACAGGAAGAAATTATGTCCATTTGCAGTGCTGCCCATCTACCAGTCATCTTAGCAACGCAGGTTCTCGAATCACTGGCCAAAACTGGGGTGCCTACTAGAGCGGAAATCACTGACGCAGCCAATGGAAGGAG GGCGAGCTGCGTGATGCTGAACAAAGGCAAACATATTGCGGAAGCCGTGTCTACTCTCGACACCATTTTGAATAGCCAATGCATGAACGCGAAAGCAGAACTGAAGCCTCTGATGTTAGTTAACCGTGTCGGTTGA
- the LOC125211458 gene encoding plastidial pyruvate kinase 4, chloroplastic-like isoform X3 has protein sequence MFPDLTAVNLYGNSSFLPCKSGTKAPDYGDHILLLQGRGKLTPIAAYSMPPERKDAHLQCSPKEPKKERASSRMQSSIDLQQIAEKQGNKVTILDKLKTVHLHILAMEQWNASRLNMCHRNYLASAINLLHYLALKSLDTEQIKEELSSIGLMNLETINTHVLSSLGGCIEMLINSRPESLLGLQVSSESFPVHQSLVDKNVDLGMTAMVKKASSNRDILLGKLPNQKMAHIMVTVGQEAAENDTHITDLVNSGATIFRINCAHGNPELWSKIIATVKRCSLILEQPCRILMDLAGPKLRTGRLKDGPCVVKISPKRNALGSVIRGAQVWLSPQGAGPPPSHLSPDVILQVDGEENLSKLEVNDSVRFTDVRGKHISLQILSKYPVFSGAGFMAECSKTAYLESGTALYIKKKGKKSSVGFVVDVPPVEQFVRLRVGDLLVLSRDSSDEQDTSPCSAVGTHKMTCPCGYLFDSVKQGDPIAFDDGKIWGVVKGNSISEVVVTITHADPKGTKLGSEKSINIPQSDIRFEGLTSKDLMDLDFVAAHADMVGISFIRDVHDIVVLRQELSKRKISKLGVVLKIETQGGFEKLPLLILEAMKSGNPLGVMIARGDLAVECGWEKLADIQEEIMSICSAAHLPVILATQVLESLAKTGVPTRAEITDAANGRRASCVMLNKGKHIAEAVSTLDTILNSQCMNAKAELKPLMLVNRVG, from the exons AT GTTTCCAGATCTAACAGCAGTCAACTTATACGGGAACTCCTCATTTCTGCCTTGTAAATCTGGCACTAAAGCACCAGACTATGGGGATCACATATTGCTTCTTCAAGGTCGTGGCAAACTCACCCCAATAGCTGCATATAGCATGCCACCTGAACGCAAGGATGCTCACCTACAGTGCTCTCCTAAGGAGCCGAAAAAAGAAAGAGCTTCCTCCAGAATGCAGTCAAGTATTGACCTTCAACAAATTGCTGAAAAACAGGGAAACAAAGTGACTATTCTTGATAAGCTGAAGACAGTTCATTTGCACATCTTAGCTATGGAACAATGGAATGCATCAAGGCTTAACATGTGTCACCG AAATTATTTGGCAAGTGCTATAAACCTGTTGCACTATTTGGCACTAAAAAGCCTGGATACGGAACAGATCAAAGAAGAGCTTTCCTCTATTGGGCTTATGAATTTAGAGACGATAAATACTCATGTTCTTTCAAGTCTCGGTGGATGCATTGAAATGCTTATTAACTCAAGGCCAGAATCTCTCCTTGGCTTACAAGTTTCCAGTGAAAGCTTCCCTGTTCACCAAAGCTTGGTCGATAAAAATGTGGACCTTGGAATGACTGCGATGGTGAAAAAGGCATCTTCTAATAGAGACATACTTTTGGGAAAACTTCCAAATCAGAAAATGGCTCATATCATGGTAACGGTTGGGCAAGAGGCAGCAGAAAATGATACGCATATAACAGATCTTGTCAATTCAGGGGCCACAATCTTTCGTATCAACTGTGCTCATGGAAACCCAGAGTTATGGAGTAAGATAATCGCTACTGTGAAGAGATGCTCTCTTATTCTGGAACAACCTTGTCGGATCCTTATGGACTTGGCTGGACCAAAGCTTCGAACTGGAAGATTGAAGGATGGTCCATGTGTGGTTAAAATCTCTCCCAAAAGGAATGCACTTGGTAGTGTTATACGTGGAGCCCAAGTTTGGCTGAGCCCACAAGGAGCAGGCCCACCACCTTCCCACCTATCCCCCGATGTTATTTTGCAAGTGGATGGTGAAGAAAATCTCAGTAAGCTGGAAGTTAATGATTCTGTGAGATTCACTGATGTCCGTGGAAAACACATAAGTCTCCAAATCTTAAGCAAATATCCTGTTTTTTCCGGTGCTGGATTTATGGCTGAATGCAGCAAAACTGCGTATCTTGAGTCTGGCACTGCATTATATATtaagaagaaaggaaagaaaTCTTCAGTTGGATTTGTGGTCGATGTTCCTCCAGTAGAACAATTTGTTAGGTTGAGAGTTGGTGACTTGCTGGTTTTATCTCGAGATAGTTCAGACGAGCAAGACACATCACCTTGTTCAGCTGTTGGCACACATAAGATGACTTGCCCTTGTGGGTATCTGTTTGATTCAGTAAAACAGGGTGACCCTATTGCTTTTGATGATGGAAAGATATGGGGAGTAGTGAAAGGAAATAGCATTTCAGAAGTAGTTGTAACAATCACTCATGCTGATCCTAAAGGTACTAAGCTAGGTTCAGAAAAATCCATAAATATTCCCCAGAGTGATATCCGGTTTGAAGGTCTCACTTCAAAGGACCTTATGGATCTTGACTTTGTAGCTGCACATGCTGACATGGTGGGTATTTCATTCATTCGAGATGTTCATGATATTGTTGTCTTGCGGCAAGAgctttcaaaaagaaaaatttcaaAGCTGGGGGTTGTGTTGAAGATTGAGACACAAGGTGGATTCGAGAAGTTGCCTCTCTTAATACTAGAAGCTATGAAATCAGGAAACCCTTTAGGAGTGATGATTGCTAGAGGAGATCTTGCAGTGGAATGCGGATGGGAAAAGCTTGCTGATATACAGGAAGAAATTATGTCCATTTGCAGTGCTGCCCATCTACCAGTCATCTTAGCAACGCAGGTTCTCGAATCACTGGCCAAAACTGGGGTGCCTACTAGAGCGGAAATCACTGACGCAGCCAATGGAAGGAG GGCGAGCTGCGTGATGCTGAACAAAGGCAAACATATTGCGGAAGCCGTGTCTACTCTCGACACCATTTTGAATAGCCAATGCATGAACGCGAAAGCAGAACTGAAGCCTCTGATGTTAGTTAACCGTGTCGGTTGA
- the LOC125212394 gene encoding iron-sulfur protein NUBPL-like isoform X2, which translates to MTQLLRQCSRGGFRGFAAQSGKGQNLKIGGVKDIIAVASGKGGVGKSTTAVNLAVSLANKWQLKVGLLDADVYGPSIPMMMKLHGKPEVSADKKMIPIENYGVRCMSMGSLVAEGDALVWRGPMVMKALEQMTRGVDWGTLDVLVVDMPPGTGDAQISISQRLQLSGAVIVSTPQDVALMDARRGVKMFSQVNVPILGIVENMSYFKCPSCNEAHYIFGKGGAQKTADEMGMRFLVATGDGNTKWL; encoded by the exons TGGAGGGTTTAGGGGTTTCGCCGCACAGAGCGGAAAGGGGCAAAATCTGAAGATTGGAGGGGTTAAGGACATTATAGCTGTTGCTTCCGGCAAAGGCGGCGTCGGCAAGTCCACCACTGCCG TTAATTTGGCTGTTTCGCTTGCAAATAAGTGGCAGCTAAAGGTTGGGCTGCTGGATGCTGATGTTTACGGGCCGTCGATTCCGATGATGATGAAGCTCCATGGGAAGCCTGAAGTGAGTGCAG ATAAGAAAATGATCCCAATCGAAAACTATGGTGTTAGATGCATGTCGATGGGGTCCCTGGTGGCAGAAGGGGACGCGCTTGTCTGGAGAGGTCCTATG GTCATGAAAGCACTTGAACAGATGACGAGAGGAGTTGATTGGGGAACACTAGATGTTCTTGTGGTGGACATGCCACCTGGCACTGGTGATGCTCAGATTTCCATCTCGCAGAGATTGCAATTGTCAG GAGCCGTAATTGTGTCAACTCCTCAAGATGTTGCCTTAATGGATGCTCGAAGAGGTGTTAAAATGTTCTCCCAAGTGAACGTGCCA ATTTTAGGAATTGTGGAGAACATGAGCTATTTTAAATGTCCGAGCTGTAATGAGGCTCATTACATTTTTGGAAAGGGTGGAGCTCAAAAGACAGCCGATGAAATGGGCATGAGGTTTCTTG TTGCCACTGGAGACGGGAATACGAAGTGGCTCTGA
- the LOC125211458 gene encoding plastidial pyruvate kinase 4, chloroplastic-like isoform X1: MSISIAQVQLKLPFVCTISGVDSSRLNLPFLQSFTIGTFFHLAPAVQLNTKFHAILRNMIKGAVSVVDQTSFMYHARFPDLTAVNLYGNSSFLPCKSGTKAPDYGDHILLLQGRGKLTPIAAYSMPPERKDAHLQCSPKEPKKERASSRMQSSIDLQQIAEKQGNKVTILDKLKTVHLHILAMEQWNASRLNMCHRNYLASAINLLHYLALKSLDTEQIKEELSSIGLMNLETINTHVLSSLGGCIEMLINSRPESLLGLQVSSESFPVHQSLVDKNVDLGMTAMVKKASSNRDILLGKLPNQKMAHIMVTVGQEAAENDTHITDLVNSGATIFRINCAHGNPELWSKIIATVKRCSLILEQPCRILMDLAGPKLRTGRLKDGPCVVKISPKRNALGSVIRGAQVWLSPQGAGPPPSHLSPDVILQVDGEENLSKLEVNDSVRFTDVRGKHISLQILSKYPVFSGAGFMAECSKTAYLESGTALYIKKKGKKSSVGFVVDVPPVEQFVRLRVGDLLVLSRDSSDEQDTSPCSAVGTHKMTCPCGYLFDSVKQGDPIAFDDGKIWGVVKGNSISEVVVTITHADPKGTKLGSEKSINIPQSDIRFEGLTSKDLMDLDFVAAHADMVGISFIRDVHDIVVLRQELSKRKISKLGVVLKIETQGGFEKLPLLILEAMKSGNPLGVMIARGDLAVECGWEKLADIQEEIMSICSAAHLPVILATQVLESLAKTGVPTRAEITDAANGRRASCVMLNKGKHIAEAVSTLDTILNSQCMNAKAELKPLMLVNRVG, encoded by the exons ATGAGCATTAGCATTGCTCAAGTACAATTGAAATTACCTTTTGTATGTACCATTTCCGGAGTTGATTCGTCGCGCTTAAATCTTCCATTTCTGCAGAGCTTCACAATCGGTACCTTTTTCCATCTCGCTCCAGCAGTCCAGCTAAATACCAAATTTC ACGCCATACTTCGGAATATGATCAAAGGAGCAGTTTCAGTTGTTGACCAGACATCGTTTATGTATCAT GCTAGGTTTCCAGATCTAACAGCAGTCAACTTATACGGGAACTCCTCATTTCTGCCTTGTAAATCTGGCACTAAAGCACCAGACTATGGGGATCACATATTGCTTCTTCAAGGTCGTGGCAAACTCACCCCAATAGCTGCATATAGCATGCCACCTGAACGCAAGGATGCTCACCTACAGTGCTCTCCTAAGGAGCCGAAAAAAGAAAGAGCTTCCTCCAGAATGCAGTCAAGTATTGACCTTCAACAAATTGCTGAAAAACAGGGAAACAAAGTGACTATTCTTGATAAGCTGAAGACAGTTCATTTGCACATCTTAGCTATGGAACAATGGAATGCATCAAGGCTTAACATGTGTCACCG AAATTATTTGGCAAGTGCTATAAACCTGTTGCACTATTTGGCACTAAAAAGCCTGGATACGGAACAGATCAAAGAAGAGCTTTCCTCTATTGGGCTTATGAATTTAGAGACGATAAATACTCATGTTCTTTCAAGTCTCGGTGGATGCATTGAAATGCTTATTAACTCAAGGCCAGAATCTCTCCTTGGCTTACAAGTTTCCAGTGAAAGCTTCCCTGTTCACCAAAGCTTGGTCGATAAAAATGTGGACCTTGGAATGACTGCGATGGTGAAAAAGGCATCTTCTAATAGAGACATACTTTTGGGAAAACTTCCAAATCAGAAAATGGCTCATATCATGGTAACGGTTGGGCAAGAGGCAGCAGAAAATGATACGCATATAACAGATCTTGTCAATTCAGGGGCCACAATCTTTCGTATCAACTGTGCTCATGGAAACCCAGAGTTATGGAGTAAGATAATCGCTACTGTGAAGAGATGCTCTCTTATTCTGGAACAACCTTGTCGGATCCTTATGGACTTGGCTGGACCAAAGCTTCGAACTGGAAGATTGAAGGATGGTCCATGTGTGGTTAAAATCTCTCCCAAAAGGAATGCACTTGGTAGTGTTATACGTGGAGCCCAAGTTTGGCTGAGCCCACAAGGAGCAGGCCCACCACCTTCCCACCTATCCCCCGATGTTATTTTGCAAGTGGATGGTGAAGAAAATCTCAGTAAGCTGGAAGTTAATGATTCTGTGAGATTCACTGATGTCCGTGGAAAACACATAAGTCTCCAAATCTTAAGCAAATATCCTGTTTTTTCCGGTGCTGGATTTATGGCTGAATGCAGCAAAACTGCGTATCTTGAGTCTGGCACTGCATTATATATtaagaagaaaggaaagaaaTCTTCAGTTGGATTTGTGGTCGATGTTCCTCCAGTAGAACAATTTGTTAGGTTGAGAGTTGGTGACTTGCTGGTTTTATCTCGAGATAGTTCAGACGAGCAAGACACATCACCTTGTTCAGCTGTTGGCACACATAAGATGACTTGCCCTTGTGGGTATCTGTTTGATTCAGTAAAACAGGGTGACCCTATTGCTTTTGATGATGGAAAGATATGGGGAGTAGTGAAAGGAAATAGCATTTCAGAAGTAGTTGTAACAATCACTCATGCTGATCCTAAAGGTACTAAGCTAGGTTCAGAAAAATCCATAAATATTCCCCAGAGTGATATCCGGTTTGAAGGTCTCACTTCAAAGGACCTTATGGATCTTGACTTTGTAGCTGCACATGCTGACATGGTGGGTATTTCATTCATTCGAGATGTTCATGATATTGTTGTCTTGCGGCAAGAgctttcaaaaagaaaaatttcaaAGCTGGGGGTTGTGTTGAAGATTGAGACACAAGGTGGATTCGAGAAGTTGCCTCTCTTAATACTAGAAGCTATGAAATCAGGAAACCCTTTAGGAGTGATGATTGCTAGAGGAGATCTTGCAGTGGAATGCGGATGGGAAAAGCTTGCTGATATACAGGAAGAAATTATGTCCATTTGCAGTGCTGCCCATCTACCAGTCATCTTAGCAACGCAGGTTCTCGAATCACTGGCCAAAACTGGGGTGCCTACTAGAGCGGAAATCACTGACGCAGCCAATGGAAGGAG GGCGAGCTGCGTGATGCTGAACAAAGGCAAACATATTGCGGAAGCCGTGTCTACTCTCGACACCATTTTGAATAGCCAATGCATGAACGCGAAAGCAGAACTGAAGCCTCTGATGTTAGTTAACCGTGTCGGTTGA
- the LOC125212394 gene encoding iron-sulfur protein NUBPL-like isoform X1 yields the protein MTQLLRQCSRGGFRGFAAQSGKGQNLKIGGVKDIIAVASGKGGVGKSTTAVNLAVSLANKWQLKVGLLDADVYGPSIPMMMKLHGKPEVSADKKMIPIENYGVRCMSMGSLVAEGDALVWRGPMVMKALEQMTRGVDWGTLDVLVVDMPPGTGDAQISISQRLQLSGAVIVSTPQDVALMDARRGVKMFSQVNVPILGIVENMSYFKCPSCNEAHYIFGKGGAQKTADEMGMRFLGELPLETGIRSGSDEGVPVVISNPESSVSRAYGDIAQKIVSTLELLNQPHSRPEINL from the exons TGGAGGGTTTAGGGGTTTCGCCGCACAGAGCGGAAAGGGGCAAAATCTGAAGATTGGAGGGGTTAAGGACATTATAGCTGTTGCTTCCGGCAAAGGCGGCGTCGGCAAGTCCACCACTGCCG TTAATTTGGCTGTTTCGCTTGCAAATAAGTGGCAGCTAAAGGTTGGGCTGCTGGATGCTGATGTTTACGGGCCGTCGATTCCGATGATGATGAAGCTCCATGGGAAGCCTGAAGTGAGTGCAG ATAAGAAAATGATCCCAATCGAAAACTATGGTGTTAGATGCATGTCGATGGGGTCCCTGGTGGCAGAAGGGGACGCGCTTGTCTGGAGAGGTCCTATG GTCATGAAAGCACTTGAACAGATGACGAGAGGAGTTGATTGGGGAACACTAGATGTTCTTGTGGTGGACATGCCACCTGGCACTGGTGATGCTCAGATTTCCATCTCGCAGAGATTGCAATTGTCAG GAGCCGTAATTGTGTCAACTCCTCAAGATGTTGCCTTAATGGATGCTCGAAGAGGTGTTAAAATGTTCTCCCAAGTGAACGTGCCA ATTTTAGGAATTGTGGAGAACATGAGCTATTTTAAATGTCCGAGCTGTAATGAGGCTCATTACATTTTTGGAAAGGGTGGAGCTCAAAAGACAGCCGATGAAATGGGCATGAGGTTTCTTGGTGAG TTGCCACTGGAGACGGGAATACGAAGTGGCTCTGATGAAGGAGTGCCTGTAGTGATATCCAATCCCGAATCTTCTGTATCCCGGGCCTATGGTGATATCGCCCAAAAGATAGTCAGCACACTCGAGCTACTCAACCAACCACACTCGCGTCCTGAAATAAATCTTTAA
- the LOC125215196 gene encoding spermine synthase-like, whose product MEGDAGRGSECLRTTGGRASSDNGSSKAISIPSCCLKARASAPELDAKCHSTVVSGWFSEIQSSSDESLKEVYFNNPMWPGESHSLKVEKILFKDKSKYQEVLVFQSSAYGKVLVLDGIVQLTEKDECVYQEMITHLPLCSIESPQNVLVVGGGDGGVLREIARHSSVKLIDICEIDQMVIDVSKKFFPELAIGFEDPRVHLHVGDAIEFLKQTPEGKYDAIIVDSSDPVGPAQELVERPFFETIARALRSGGVLCNMAESMWLHTHLIQDMLTICRDIFKGSVRYAWANVPTYPSGVIGFLLCATEGPPVDFVHPINPIEKLDGALDYRREIKFYNSEIHRAAFALPSFVRREVEALRG is encoded by the exons ATGGAGGGCGACGCAGGAAGAGGTTCGGAATGCCTGAGGACTACAGGTGGGAGGGCGAGTAGTGACAATGGTTCTAGTAAGGCCATAAGTATACCCTCTTGTTGCTTGAAAGCAAGGGCATCTGCACCGGAGCTAGATGCCAAGTGCCACTCAACTGTTGTTTCTGGATGGTTCTCTGAAATCCAGTCATCCTCCG ATGAGTCTTTGAAGGAAGTCTACTTTAACAACCCAATGTGGCCAG GAGAGTCACACTCCCTGAAAGTCGAAAAGATTTTGTTCAAGGACAAGTCAAAGTATCAAGAGGTTCTGGTTTTCCAG TCATCAGCATATGGAAAGGTTCTTGTGCTAGATGGCATTGTTCAGTTGACGGAGAAAGATGAATGTGTTTACCAGGAAATGATAACCCATCTCCCTCTTTGTTCAATTGAATCACCCCAAAAT GTTTTGGTGGTaggtggtggtgatggtggCGTCCTTAGAGAAATTGCCCGTCACAGCTCTGTGAAGTTGATTGATATTTGTGAAATCGATCAGATGGTCATAGAT GTAAGCAAGAAATTTTTTCCAGAGTTAGCTATTGGTTTTGAGGATCCTCGTGTGCATCTTCATGTTGGTGATG CTATTGAATTTCTAAAGCAAACACCTGAAGGGAAATATGATGCAATTATTGTTGATTCGTCAGACCCTGTGG GTCCTGCTCAGGAGCTTGTGGAGAGACCTTTTTTTGAGACCATTGCCCGAGCATTAAGGTCCGGTGGTGTTCTTTGTAACATGGCAGAAAGTATGTGGCTTCATACACATCTAATCCAGGATATGTTAACTATATGCCGAGACATTTTTAAAGGTTCTGTGCGTTATGCATGGGCTAATGTCCCTACATATCCAAG TGGCGTTATAGGGTTTCTATTATGCGCAACTGAGGGGCCACCTGTTGATTTTGTACACCCTATCAACCCTATTGAGAAGTTGGATGGTGCACTTGACTATAGAagggaaattaaattttacaacTCCGAG ATTCATAGAGCTGCCTTTGCATTGCCATCTTTCGTAAGGAGGGAGGTAGAAGCTCTCCGGGGTTGA